A genomic region of Magnolia sinica isolate HGM2019 chromosome 6, MsV1, whole genome shotgun sequence contains the following coding sequences:
- the LOC131247842 gene encoding uncharacterized zinc finger CCHC domain-containing protein At4g19190 yields the protein MEGEEEGGGMRMRKGLMEKGGGEVDYKNKAGTAWSHSYLNQKPWHPLSYPNQRRKWIAEQTDAQRERRAQEVSREFAQEQEFFRQTALISKKEKEKVEMMKAVSFMYVRPPGYNAESAKAAEIADGRKKLDQNSASQDPADGVHATLPKTVSGKDLSGEGKRKPRPKDVFGRALPTEEDFEVLKNAPRLETGLPARVKPFGVEVRNVKCARCGTYGHQSGDRECPLRDAIMPNEESRLKRDDPLTAILAHIDSTEPLKWELKQKPGMSPPRGGFRPDDPNQQIVADDIFDEYGGFLDGGNIPDLLTNFSSANKSRKHSRKKSKHKIKSSATGSDSKNHKKRPSPSSDSSDSDRERRRSKKKHHKRKRHGSDSSSSDSSDSDRCHGRSKRRHHQSDST from the exons atgGAAGGGGAAGAAGAAGGTGGAGGGATGCGTATGAGGAAGGGTTTGATGGAAAAGGGTGGTGGGGAAGTTGATTACAAGAATAAAGCTGGCACCGCTTGGAGTCATTCCTACCTTAATCAGAAGCCGTGGCACCCTCTCTCCTATCCCAATCAGCGCCGCAAGTGGATCGCCGAGCAGACCGATGCCCAACGCGAACGCCGTGCCCAGGAAGTCTCCAGAGAG TTTGCTCAGGAGCAGGAATTCTTCCGACAGACCGCTCTCATCtctaagaaagaaaaggagaag GTGGAAATGATGAAAGCAGTGAGCTTTATGTATGTCCGTCCACCTGGTTACAATGCAGAAAGTGCCAAAGCTGCAGAGATTGCAGATGGAAGGAAAAAGCTGGATCAAAACAGTGCCTCTCAAGACCCTGCAGATGGTGTTCATGCTACACT GCCCAAAACTGTTTCTGGTAAGGATCTTTCTGGTGAAGGCAAGAGGAAGCCTAGGCCAAAGGATGTTTTCGGTCGTGCTTTACCAACGGAAGAAGATTTTGAAGTCCTAAAAAATGCTCCAAG GCTAGAGACAGGTTTGCCGGCAAGAGTAAAGCCATTTGGAGTCGAAGTTCGTAATGTAAAATGTGCAAGGTGTGGAACCTACGGTCATCAAAGTGGTGATCGTGAATGCCCTTTGAGGGACGCCATAATGCCCAATGAAGAGAGTCGGTTGAAGAGAGATGATCCCCTCACAGCTATCTTGGCACATATTGATTCTACTGAG CCACTAAAGTGGGAGCTGAAGCAGAAACCAGGCATGAGTCCTCCTCGTGGTGGGTTCAGACCAGATGATCCTAATCAGCAGATAGTCGcagatgatatctttgatgagtaTGGAG GATTCTTGGATGGAGGCAACATCCCTGATCTGCTGACCAATTTCTCATCAGCAAACAAATCTAGGAAGCACTCTAGAAAGAAAAGCAAGCACAAGATCAAGTCATCTGCAACGGGTAGTGATTCCAAGAATCACAAGAAGCGGCCATCGCCATCCTCTGACTCATCAGATTCTGATAGGGAAAGGAGAAGGTCAAAGAAAAAGCATCACAAAAGGAAGCGGCATGGATCCGATTCAAGTTCATCTGACAGCTCAGATTCTGATCGATGTCATGGAAGAAGTAAACGTCGACACCATCAATCTGATTCAACCTAA